In one Cercospora beticola chromosome 1, complete sequence genomic region, the following are encoded:
- a CDS encoding uncharacterized protein (BUSCO:EOG09262WQX) — protein sequence MTAPSKEDIVPLWLDCDTGHDDALAILLSAQHPSINLLGISTIHGNASLNNTTYNTRAILKAIGREDVPVYIGASKPFCRTPAAAADIHGESGLDGTTCLPVPTVPARTDLTAVDAMYQALIAQPAGTAYVVATGACTNIALLFAVYPDLAEHIAGLSIMGGAIGGGFSDAPMGIVHGKEDRPGNWTPFAEFNIYIDPESASSIFSNEILSKKTTLIPLDLTHQFLATEDVQQGMLHGFNKTQAAAGNQVSLPRKLFYEILTFFAKTYAEVFGLTQGPPAHDPLAVAAIIFNDLFHDNDGERYAIEVITEGLHGSSVEIRSSESQCGRTIATLLPKGTAGVRIPRSLEKEQLWRLLEGCLTRIGAKGLN from the exons ATGACTGCACCATCAAAGGAAGATATTGTACCACTTTGGTTAGACTGCGACACAGGGCACGATGATGCTTTGGCCATTCTGTTGTCCGCACAGCATCCTTCCATAAACCTCCTGGGCATCAGCACAATCCATGGGAATGCCTCTCTCAATAACACCACATACAACACCCGGGCTATCTTGAAGGCTATTGGCCGCGAGGATGTTCCCGTTTACATCGGTGCCTCGAAGCCATTCTGCCgcactcctgctgctgcagccgaCATCCACGGAGAATCCGGACTCGATGGAACGACATGTCTACCTGTGCCGACAGTGCCTGCGAGGACAGATCTGACAGCAGTGGATGCCATGTATCAAGCTCTAATCGCTCAGCCTGCCGGAACCGCATACGTTGTCGCAACGGGTGCTTGCACGAACATCGCTTTACTTTTTGCTGTATATCCTGATCTCGCAGAACATATCGCTGGTCTATCCATCATGGGTGGGGCGATTGGTGGTGGCTTCAGCGATGCACCAATGGGTATAGTGCATGGTAAGGAAGATAGACCTGGGAATTGGACACCTTTTGCAGAGTTTAACATCTATATTGATCCG GAGTCGGCtagctccatcttctccaacgaGATCCTGTCGAAGAAGACTACATTAATCCCTCTCGATCTCACACATCAGTTCCTCGCCACGGAGGATGTGCAGCAGGGTATGCTGCACGGCTTCAATAAGACACAAGCTGCAGCCGGCAACCAAGTCTCGTTACCTCGAAAACTGTTTTACGAGATTCTAACATTCTTTGCCAAAACATACGCAGAGGTATTCGGGTTGACGCAAGGACCTCCAGCACATGACCCGTTGGCCGTTGCGGCCATTATTTTCAATGACTTATTCCATGACAATGATGGCGAGCGATACGCAATCGAAGTCATTACAGAAGGTCTGCATGGATCGTCCGTTGAGATACGGTCGAGCGAGTCTCAATGCGGGCGGACGATTGCTACATTGTTGCCGAAGGGCACCGCAGGTGTCAGGATTCCTCGATCGCTCGAAAAGG
- the CRP15 gene encoding 40S ribosomal protein eS7 — MSQQALNKIAPNSPSRQKPNETEQQIATALYELESNIPDMKAALRPLQFVSAREIEVGHGRKAIVIFVPVPLLQGWHRSQQRLTRELEKKFSDRHVLIVASRRILPRPKRSNRSRTSQTQKRPRSRTLTAVHDAILADLVYPVEIVGKRLRTKEDGSKVLKVILDEKERGGVDYRLDTYSEVYKRLTGKGVNFEFPQAPAEY, encoded by the exons ATGTCTCAGCAAGCCTTGAACAAG ATCGCGCCCAACAGCCCATCGAGGCAAAAGCCCAATGAGACCGAGCAGCAGATCGCTACGGCGCTGTACGAGCTCGAGAGCAACATCCCCGACATGAAGGCTGCTCTTCGCCCTCTGCAGTTTGTCTCTGCCCGCGAG ATCGAGGTTGGCCACGGACGCAAGGCCATCGTTATCTTCGTCCCAGTCCCTCTCCTCCAGGGATGGCACCGCTCCCAGCAGCG CCTCACCcgtgagctcgagaagaaatTCTCCGACCGCCACGTCCTCATCGTTGCCTCGCGCCGCATCTTGCCTCGCCCAAAGCGCAGCAACCGCAGCCGCACCAGCCAGACCCAGAAGCGCCCACGTTCGCGTACTCTGACTGCTGTGCACGACGCCATCCTTGCCGACCTTGTCTACCCTGTCGAGATTGTCGGAAAGCGTCTGCGCACCAAGGAGGACGGCTCCAAGGTCCTCAAGGTCATCCTCGACGAGAAGGagcgtggtggtgttgacTACCGTCTCGACACCTACTCTGAGGTCTACAAGCGTCTGACCGGCAAGGGTGTCAACTTCGAGTTCCCACAGGCCCCAGCTGAGTACTAG
- a CDS encoding uncharacterized protein (BUSCO:EOG0926534P) — protein MASAADIEQMNKVRISLGIAPLPVPGGDGPQFKSGEDSGSDAEDSDDLSTLEKRAAAAGKNWEKHEAEQREKQERQKRKDAMKKARDQAARFAKLEGKGLGEDDGEEVDTRTWLLQQKKRQKKIEKARKLEEELAAREQQAEYTARDLAGVKVGHEATEFDELTGEQVLTLKDQEIGDDSEDDELENADLKAKEKLEEKLRLLKKRPDYDPTEQDGTQNLLSKYDETIDGRQQKRFTLDGSGVSIEARRKVAAEESGGTSKGVKISLDILKDDAPTSDYVDPSTIKVKKPKKSKREKKTRQKAVDEDDVVPPTSTEQPEDSMDVDGDQPQGASSSAKKRAFDFDDDDDLQARLAATRREALKKRKKTDATEIARRMREEMPIDEPDQEEGGLVIDETSEFVANLKRPEELQEERSRKARTPDEVTHDQEADDDGDVKMESYADAEEAQERAQRENSEASRPVDLTTTGLEEEENMIGQGIGASLAMLRKRGLIDNADADQKAERERRRAQFLADKQHLIDEYDRKAKEQREADRRSGRFDKMSNRERDALARQQNEQREQFIARLLADKFNKEYRPDVKLQYHDEFGREMNQKEAFKHLSHAFHGKGSGKQKTEKKLKKIEDEKKNASKGILNISDEAGFSNVGQAQGKRQKTAGVRLQ, from the coding sequence ATGGCGTCAGCAGCTGATATCGAGCAGATGAACAAGGTCCGTATCTCGCTGGGCATAGCGCCGTTGCCAGTGCCTGGCGGCGACGGACCACAGTTCAAGAGCGGTGAGGACAGTGGCAGCGATGCTGAAGACAGCGATGACTTGAGCACCCTCGAGAagcgcgctgcagcagcaggtaaGAACTGGGAGAAGCAtgaggcagagcagagggAGAAACAAGAGCGGCAGAAGCGGAAGGATGCCATGAAGAAGGCTCGTGATCAGGCTGCTCGATTTGCCAAATTGGAGGGCAAAGGGTTGGGAGAggacgatggcgaagaagtggaTACGAGAACCTGGTTGCTGCAACAGAAAAAGcgacagaagaagatcgagaaagCACGGAAACTGGAAGAGGAGCTGGCGGCGCGGGAACAGCAGGCCGAGTACACTGCGCGTGATCTTGCTGGTGTAAAGGTCGGCCACGAGGCTACTGAGTTTGACGAACTCACCGGCGAGCAAGTGCTCACTCTCAAGGATCAAGAAATTGGCGATGacagcgaggacgacgaaCTAGAGAATGCGGATctgaaggcgaaggagaagctggaagaaaAGCTACGACTGTTGAAGAAGCGTCCCGATTACGATCCAACTGAGCAAGATGGCACACAAAACTTGTTGTCCAAGTACGACGAAACCATCGACGGGAGGCAACAAAAGCGTTTCACGCTTGATGGAAGCGGCGTCAGCATCGAGGCTCGACGTAAAGTTGCAGCGGAGGAATCTGGCGGTACAAGCAAGGGAGTGAAAATCAGCCTTGACATTCTCAAGGACGACGCCCCGACCTCCGATTACGTTGACCCATCCACAATTAAAGTcaagaagcccaagaagagcaagagggAGAAAAAGACACGACAGAAAGccgttgatgaggatgacgtcGTGCCTCCCACATCAACAGAGCAGCCGGAAGACTCAATGGATGTCGATGGTGATCAACCACAGGGCGCGTCTTCCAGCGCAAAGAAGCGAGCATTCGAtttcgacgatgacgacgatcttCAGGCAAGGCTTGCTGCTACCCGTAGAGAAGctctgaagaagagaaagaagaccgATGCCACAGAGATCGCCCGACGAATGCGAGAGGAGATGCCTATCGATGAGCCTGATCAGGAGGAAGGCGGTCTCGTCATTGACGAGACATCTGAATTCGTGGCCAACCTGAAGAGGCCGGAGGAGCTGCAGGAGGAACGTTCACGCAAAGCCCGAACGCCGGACGAGGTCACTCATGACCAAGAagctgacgatgatggcgacgTTAAGATGGAGTCTTATGCCGACGCCGAAGAGGCTCAAGAACGCGCGCAACGAGAGAATTCCGAGGCTTCCAGACCTGTTGACCTCACGACGACTGgtctcgaagaagaggagaacaTGATCGGACAAGGTATTGGCGCCTCACTGGCCATGCTGCGCAAGCGCGGATTGATCGACAATGCCGATGCGGACCAGAAGGCCGAGAGGGAGCGACGGCGGGCCCAATTCCTAGCAGACAAGCAGCACCTGATCGATGAATATGATCGCAAAGCCAAGGAACAGCGTGAAGCTGATCGTCGCAGTGGTCGCTTCGATAAAATGAGCAACCGAGAGCGCGATGCGCTTGCTCGCCAACAGAACGAGCAAAGGGAGCAATTTATCGCGCGTCTGTTGGCTGACAAGTTCAACAAGGAATACAGGCCAGACGTCAAGTTGCAGTACCACGATGAATTTGGACGCGAGATGAATCAAAAGGAGGCCTTCAAACACCTGAGCCACGCATTCCATGGCAAGGGCTCAGGCAAGCAAaagaccgagaagaagctcaagaaaattgaagacgagaagaaaaATGCATCAAAGGGCATTCTCAACATCTCCGACGAGGCCGGCTTCTCGAACGTGGGACAAGCGCAAgggaagaggcagaagacGGCTGGTGTGCGCTTACAATGA